The Polypterus senegalus isolate Bchr_013 chromosome 9, ASM1683550v1, whole genome shotgun sequence genome includes a window with the following:
- the rnf26 gene encoding E3 ubiquitin-protein ligase RNF26: TRRLLETMGLIYCIFSIVSRTFEVLHFLLDLNFWIVSSLLSAIYFVYNLPSLLIAGVIKCWNLAFFYVLALGEAVLATVQTWLGMLGAWLRLFGGFLESLKMIGNLFTYVVFRSKELLHRGLLSGQSFIRQFCEGCGIAVSLIVYFVNTMVNMLLIGMQNVFGMALTTWETVAEPMLRTLQAAIVVFHSLSSSIVGIAILLWTPCQLALNFLHSLSQIFISVFVLNLYGLVLTLAIVVFTTLYLNPDLPRRGADRTLQYISSIPWLLRLQTTAQRLYLLTLARAQAILESEVWQRAPWPGSQAARGRVRRQNANEVGIAPAGPQRPQVMPVVMNDAPQGQEIINLQRINNVDPLLGWEGPMTSAAISTTNRPSMKLASSEPEPDTLLSLLKEHEERKKCVICQDSVKTVLLLPCRHLCLCRACTNILLNQPVYQHNCPLCRQMILQNMDVYL; encoded by the coding sequence ACGCGTAGACTGCTGGAAACGATGGGCCTCATCTACTGCATTTTCAGCATCGTCAGCAGGACCTTTGAAGTACTGCACTTCTTGCTGGACCTGAATTTCTGGATCGTGTCGTCACTGCTTAGTGCGATCTACTTTGTTTACAACCTTCCATCGCTGCTTATCGCCGGAGTGATAAAATGCTGGAACCTTGCCTTTTTCTATGTGCTGGCATTAGGAGAAGCCGTGCTGGCCACCGTGCAGACCTGGCTGGGCATGCTGGGAGCCTGGCTGCGTCTGTTCGGTGGTTTCCTCGAAAGCCTCAAGATGATTGGCAATCTGTTCACTTACGTCGTGTTCCGCAGTAAAGAGCTGCTTCACAGGGGGTTGCTGTCGGGCCAGTCCTTCATCCGACAGTTTTGTGAAGGCTGTGGTATTGCCGTCAGCTTGATCGTCTACTTTGTAAACACCATGGTCAACATGTTGCTGATTGGAATGCAGAATGTGTTTGGTATGGCCCTTACTACTTGGGAGACGGTGGCAGAGCCAATGCTCAGAACTCTACAGGCTgccattgttgtttttcattcctTGTCAAGCAGTATTGTGGGCATAGCAATTCTGTTATGGACCCCATGCCAGCTGGCCCTGAATTTTCTCCATTCCCTCAGCCAAattttcatcagtgtctttgtgcTTAACTTGTATGGGCTGGTGCTCACACTGGCCATTGTAGTCTTCACTACACTCTACTTAAACCCCGACTTGCCACGCCGGGGGGCAGACCGCACTCTGCAGTATATCAGCAGCATTCCTTGGTTATTGCGACTTCAGACGACGGCACAGAGGCTCTATTTGCTAACTCTGGCTCGTGCACAGGCTATACTAGAGTCAGAGGTCTGGCAGCGGGCACCTTGGCCTGGAAGCCAAGCTGCCCGGGGTAGGGTCAGAAGGCAGAATGCAAATGAGGTTGGCATTGCACCGGCTGGACCACAAAGACCTCAAGTTATGCCAGTGGTAATGAATGATGCACCGCAAGGTCAGGAGATTATCAATTTACAACGGATTAATAATGTTGATCCTCTGCTTGGTTGGGAAGGACCCATGACCTCAGCTGCAATCTCTACCACAAATAGGCCTTCAATGAAACTTGCTTCTAGTGAACCAGAACCAGACACACTTTTGTCTCTCCTTAAGGAGCACGAGGAGAGGAAAAAGTGTGTTATTTGCCAAGACAGTGTCAAGACAGTCCTGCTTCTTCCCTGCAGGCATTTATGCCTTTGCCGAGCCTGCACCAACATTCTACTGAATCAGCCTGTCTATCAGCACAATTGTCCTCTATGCCGCCAAATGATTTTACAGAACATGGATGTATATCTGTga